A genomic region of Streptomyces rimosus contains the following coding sequences:
- the dop gene encoding depupylase/deamidase Dop, with translation MTVRRVMGIETEYGISVPGHPNANAMLTSSQVVNAYAAAMHRARRARWDFEEENPLRDARGFDLARENADASQLTDEDIGLANVILTNGARLYVDHAHPEYSSPEVTNPRDAVLWDKAGERIMAEAAERAAQVPGAQPIHLYKNNTDNKGASYGTHENYLMKRETPFSDIVRHLTPFFVSRQVFAGAGRVGIGQDGHEHGFQISQRADYFEVEVGLETTLKRPIINTRDEPHSDAEKYRRLHVIIGDANLSEISTYLKLGTTALVLSMIEDGFIAVDLAVDQPVRTLHQVSHDPTLRHLITLRSGRTLTAVQLQMEYFELARKYVEDRLGADADEQTKDVLARWEDVLGRLEHDPMSLSGELDWVAKRELMEGYRRRDGVEWDAPRLHLVDLQYADVRPDKGLYNRLAARGKMKRLLTDAEVARAAQAPPEDTRAYFRGRCLEQYADDVAAASWDSVIFDLPGRDSLQRVPTLEPLRGTRNHVKELLDRCRTAEDLVRVLSGG, from the coding sequence ATGACCGTACGGCGAGTAATGGGAATCGAGACGGAGTACGGGATCTCCGTCCCCGGCCACCCGAACGCCAATGCCATGCTCACCTCGTCCCAGGTCGTCAACGCCTACGCGGCGGCGATGCACCGGGCGCGACGCGCCCGCTGGGACTTCGAGGAGGAGAACCCGCTGCGGGACGCCCGAGGCTTCGACCTCGCCCGCGAGAACGCCGACGCCAGCCAGCTCACCGACGAGGACATCGGGCTGGCCAACGTGATCCTGACCAACGGGGCACGCCTGTACGTCGACCACGCGCATCCGGAGTACAGCTCGCCGGAGGTCACCAACCCGCGCGACGCGGTGCTCTGGGACAAGGCCGGTGAGCGCATCATGGCCGAGGCCGCCGAGCGCGCGGCCCAGGTCCCCGGCGCCCAGCCCATCCACCTGTACAAGAACAACACCGACAACAAGGGCGCCTCCTACGGCACGCACGAGAACTACCTGATGAAGCGGGAGACGCCGTTCTCGGACATCGTGCGCCACCTGACGCCCTTCTTCGTCTCCCGCCAGGTCTTCGCCGGCGCGGGCCGGGTCGGCATCGGCCAGGACGGCCACGAGCACGGCTTCCAGATCAGTCAGCGCGCCGACTATTTCGAGGTCGAGGTCGGCTTGGAGACCACGCTCAAGCGCCCCATCATCAACACCCGCGACGAGCCGCACTCGGACGCGGAGAAGTACCGCCGGCTGCATGTGATCATCGGGGACGCGAACCTCTCCGAGATCTCCACCTATCTCAAGCTGGGCACCACGGCACTGGTCCTGTCCATGATCGAGGACGGCTTCATCGCCGTGGACCTCGCCGTCGACCAGCCCGTACGCACCCTTCACCAGGTCTCCCACGACCCGACGCTGCGGCACCTGATCACGCTGCGCAGCGGCCGCACGCTGACCGCCGTACAACTCCAGATGGAGTACTTCGAGCTGGCGCGCAAGTACGTGGAGGACCGGCTCGGCGCGGACGCCGACGAGCAGACCAAGGACGTCCTGGCCCGCTGGGAGGACGTGCTGGGGCGCCTGGAGCACGACCCGATGAGCCTGTCCGGCGAGCTGGACTGGGTGGCCAAGCGGGAGCTGATGGAGGGCTACCGGCGCCGGGACGGCGTGGAGTGGGACGCGCCCCGGCTGCACCTGGTCGACCTGCAGTACGCCGACGTACGGCCCGACAAGGGCCTGTACAACCGGCTGGCGGCCCGCGGCAAGATGAAGCGGCTGCTGACCGACGCCGAGGTCGCGCGGGCGGCACAGGCGCCCCCGGAGGACACCAGGGCGTACTTCCGCGGCCGCTGCCTGGAGCAGTACGCGGACGACGTGGCGGCGGCCTCCTGGGACTCGGTGATCTTCGATCTGCCGGGCCGTGACTCTCTGCAACGGGTACCGACGCTGGAACCGCTGCGCGGCACCCGTAATCACGTCAAGGAGCTGCTCGACCGGTGCCGTACGGCCGAGGACCTGGTGCGGGTCCTTTCCGGAGGGTGA
- a CDS encoding ubiquitin-like protein Pup, with product MATKDTGGGQQKATRSTEEVEEQSQDAQAADDLKERQEKLSDDVDSVLDEIDDVLEENAEDFVRSFVQKGGQ from the coding sequence ATGGCGACCAAGGACACCGGCGGCGGACAGCAGAAGGCGACGCGTTCGACCGAAGAGGTCGAGGAGCAGTCGCAGGACGCGCAGGCCGCGGACGATCTCAAGGAACGGCAGGAAAAGCTGTCGGACGACGTCGACTCCGTCCTGGACGAGATCGACGACGTGCTGGAGGAGAACGCCGAGGACTTCGTGCGGAGCTTCGTGCAAAAGGGCGGACAGTAA
- the prcB gene encoding proteasome subunit beta, translating into MEANTRSTGRLPAAFLTPGSSSFMDFLGEHSPELLPGRRPPLPVQGAVEAPHGTTIVAASFPGGVVLAGDRRATMGNVIAQRDIEKVFPADEYSAVGIAGTAGLAVEMVKLFQLELEHFEKVEGAQLSLEGKANRLSTMIRSNLGMAMQGLAVVPLFAGWDVDRAKGRIFSYDVTGGRSEEHGFAATGSGSLFARGALKKLYRDDLTENQAATAVVQALYDAADDDSATGGPDLARRIYPIVTVITEEGFKRFTEAEVSEIARAIHERRMEEPDGPRAALL; encoded by the coding sequence GTGGAAGCCAACACTCGTAGCACCGGGCGTCTACCAGCGGCCTTCCTGACGCCCGGGTCCTCGTCGTTCATGGATTTCCTCGGGGAGCACTCGCCGGAGCTGCTGCCGGGCCGCCGGCCGCCGCTGCCCGTGCAGGGCGCCGTCGAGGCGCCGCACGGCACGACGATCGTGGCGGCGTCCTTCCCCGGCGGCGTGGTGCTCGCCGGTGACCGCCGCGCGACGATGGGCAACGTCATCGCGCAGCGCGACATCGAGAAGGTCTTCCCCGCCGACGAGTACTCGGCCGTCGGCATCGCCGGTACGGCCGGTCTCGCCGTCGAGATGGTCAAGCTCTTCCAGCTGGAGCTGGAGCACTTCGAGAAGGTCGAGGGCGCCCAACTCTCCCTGGAGGGCAAGGCGAACCGCCTGTCGACGATGATCCGCAGCAACCTCGGCATGGCCATGCAGGGCCTGGCCGTGGTGCCGCTGTTCGCCGGCTGGGACGTGGACCGCGCGAAGGGCCGCATCTTCTCGTACGACGTGACCGGCGGGCGCTCGGAGGAGCACGGCTTCGCGGCGACGGGCTCCGGCTCGCTCTTCGCCCGCGGCGCCCTCAAGAAGCTCTACCGCGACGACCTCACGGAGAACCAGGCCGCCACGGCCGTCGTGCAGGCGCTGTACGACGCCGCCGACGACGACTCGGCGACCGGCGGCCCCGACCTGGCGCGCCGGATCTACCCGATCGTCACGGTCATCACCGAGGAGGGCTTCAAGCGGTTCACCGAGGCCGAGGTGTCGGAGATCGCCCGCGCCATCCACGAGCGCCGGATGGAAGAGCCCGACGGCCCGCGCGCCGCGCTGCTCTGA
- the prcA gene encoding proteasome subunit alpha, which yields MSTPFYVSPQQAMADRAEYARKGIARGRSVVVLQYADGVVFVAENPSRALHKVSEIYDRIAFAAVGKYNEFENLRIGGVRYADLRGYTYDRADVTARGLANVYAQTLGTIFSSAAEKPYEVELIVAEVGNAPEDDQIYRLPHDGSIVDEHGSVAVGGNADQISSYLDQRHRDGMTLGEALKLAVESLSRDNNGGERTLTAEQLEVATLDRTRPQQRKFKRILGRQLSRLLEENGAAVSAEGSEGAADEASGSEDTSGSESS from the coding sequence GTGTCGACGCCGTTCTATGTCTCACCCCAGCAGGCCATGGCCGACCGCGCCGAGTACGCCCGCAAGGGCATCGCGCGCGGCCGCAGCGTCGTGGTGCTGCAGTATGCCGACGGCGTGGTCTTCGTCGCCGAGAACCCGTCCCGCGCCCTGCACAAGGTCAGCGAGATCTACGACCGGATCGCCTTCGCCGCGGTCGGCAAGTACAACGAGTTCGAGAACCTGCGCATCGGCGGCGTGCGCTACGCCGACCTGCGCGGCTATACCTACGACCGCGCGGACGTGACCGCGCGCGGCCTCGCCAATGTCTACGCCCAGACCCTCGGCACGATCTTCTCCAGCGCCGCCGAGAAGCCGTACGAGGTCGAACTGATCGTCGCGGAGGTGGGCAACGCCCCCGAGGACGACCAGATCTACCGTCTGCCGCACGACGGATCGATCGTGGACGAGCACGGCTCGGTCGCGGTCGGCGGCAACGCCGATCAGATCAGCAGCTACCTCGATCAGCGGCACCGCGACGGCATGACGCTGGGCGAGGCGCTGAAGCTGGCCGTCGAGTCGCTCTCGCGCGACAACAACGGCGGTGAACGCACCCTGACCGCCGAGCAGTTGGAGGTCGCCACCCTCGACCGCACGCGCCCGCAGCAGCGCAAGTTCAAGCGCATCCTGGGCCGTCAGCTCTCCCGGCTGCTGGAGGAGAACGGCGCCGCGGTGTCCGCGGAGGGCTCCGAGGGGGCCGCGGACGAGGCGTCGGGCTCCGAGGACACGTCCGGCTCCGAGAGCTCGTAA
- a CDS encoding LacI family DNA-binding transcriptional regulator — protein MTAHEQPTSARPRTAAGPRVTSRDVARAAGVSQAAVSLVLGDKWRGRVSPHKAESVRAAARDLGYRPNLAARSLRMGRTRTALLVVPALTTEYFARVYTGAARVAADHDFGVVLYPSPEGIGPARDPFASARSALDGVIAAAMATDALAALRGEGLPLVMLDSDPDDPGATATVNLDIADGVRRLAAHLLGLGHRRITHLAAAVDSWTFHVRSATLAEALRGVADAEVRTEPAALSVDGGLRAAHAALTGPGPRPTALLCDDDLVAAGACKAARRLGLRVPEDLSVTGLDDLALSRAVEPELTTVRLPAEEVGAAGMHALMAALEGRPPAPVSLPVELVVRGSTGPVP, from the coding sequence GTGACCGCCCACGAGCAGCCGACATCCGCACGCCCGCGCACCGCCGCCGGGCCCCGCGTCACCAGCCGCGACGTCGCCCGCGCCGCCGGGGTCTCGCAGGCCGCCGTCTCGCTCGTCCTCGGCGACAAATGGCGCGGCCGGGTCTCGCCGCACAAGGCCGAATCCGTGCGCGCCGCCGCGCGCGACCTCGGCTACCGCCCCAACCTCGCGGCGCGCAGCCTCCGGATGGGCCGCACCCGCACCGCGCTCCTCGTGGTGCCCGCCCTGACCACCGAGTACTTCGCCCGCGTCTACACCGGGGCGGCCCGCGTCGCCGCCGACCACGACTTCGGCGTCGTCCTCTACCCCTCCCCCGAAGGCATCGGCCCGGCGCGCGACCCCTTCGCCTCGGCGCGCTCCGCACTGGACGGCGTGATCGCCGCCGCCATGGCCACCGACGCGCTGGCCGCGCTGCGCGGCGAGGGACTGCCGCTGGTGATGCTCGACAGTGACCCGGACGACCCCGGCGCCACCGCGACCGTCAACCTCGACATCGCCGACGGCGTCCGGCGCCTCGCGGCCCACCTGCTCGGGCTCGGCCACCGCCGCATCACCCACCTCGCCGCCGCCGTCGACTCCTGGACCTTCCACGTACGGTCCGCGACGCTCGCCGAGGCGCTACGGGGCGTCGCGGACGCGGAGGTACGTACGGAGCCCGCCGCGCTGAGCGTCGACGGCGGCCTGCGCGCCGCCCACGCCGCCCTGACCGGGCCGGGCCCGCGCCCGACCGCCCTGCTGTGCGACGACGACCTCGTGGCGGCCGGGGCCTGCAAGGCGGCGCGCCGGCTGGGCCTGCGGGTGCCCGAGGACCTTTCCGTCACCGGCCTCGACGATCTGGCCCTGTCCAGGGCCGTGGAACCGGAGCTGACCACCGTCCGGCTGCCCGCCGAGGAGGTCGGCGCCGCCGGCATGCACGCCCTGATGGCCGCGCTGGAGGGCCGTCCGCCCGCGCCGGTCAGCCTGCCGGTGGAACTGGTCGTACGGGGCTCCACAGGGCCGGTGCCGTAG
- a CDS encoding MFS transporter translates to MSAGYAQLLRTRHAARLLAGTLVGRLPNATGPLAVVLFTRAEGGGYVLAGVLSAVYGVGNAIGQPLLGRAVDMYGQPRVMLPAAVLSALAMGLPAVIGLEPLALVYAAMAVAGFFTPPLEGGLRALWPSVLKREDRVHAAYALDAVAQEVLFAVGPLLVTTCVALWSERWALLVINAIGVLGALSVVVSPPSRQWRSAPREAHWLGALRSSGMLVLIASFFFVGLALGSIAVAAVAYADEHGGGMVSSYLLSALGVGALLGGVVYGARQWPGHPENRLRLLATLLALGYVPLALTPGVLGMTLLTGLAGVFLAPALACAFVVVDRHAPRGTVTEAFSWLVTTFGVGSAVGMTAVGPAVERGGPAAGFAVAGAGGVLALLVLVSTKRFLSPVPDAAVHAPAQVTAETDRNEAVQPGFRAGHQA, encoded by the coding sequence ATGAGCGCCGGATACGCGCAGCTGCTCCGCACACGGCACGCGGCCCGGCTGCTGGCCGGGACGCTGGTCGGCAGGCTGCCGAACGCGACCGGGCCGCTGGCCGTGGTGCTCTTCACCCGCGCGGAGGGCGGCGGCTATGTCCTGGCGGGCGTGCTGTCCGCCGTGTACGGGGTGGGCAACGCGATCGGGCAGCCGCTGCTGGGGCGGGCGGTGGACATGTACGGGCAGCCGCGCGTGATGCTGCCGGCGGCGGTGCTCTCGGCCCTGGCCATGGGGCTGCCGGCGGTCATCGGCCTGGAGCCGCTGGCCCTGGTGTACGCGGCCATGGCGGTCGCCGGGTTCTTCACGCCGCCCCTGGAGGGCGGGCTGCGGGCGCTGTGGCCGTCGGTGCTCAAGCGCGAGGACCGGGTGCACGCCGCGTACGCGCTGGACGCGGTGGCGCAGGAAGTGCTGTTCGCGGTCGGGCCGTTGCTGGTGACGACGTGCGTGGCCCTGTGGTCGGAGCGCTGGGCGCTGCTGGTGATCAATGCGATCGGGGTGCTCGGCGCGCTCTCCGTGGTGGTGTCGCCGCCCTCCCGGCAGTGGCGCAGCGCGCCGCGCGAGGCGCACTGGCTGGGGGCGCTGCGCTCGTCCGGGATGCTGGTGCTGATCGCCTCGTTCTTCTTCGTCGGGCTGGCGCTGGGGTCGATCGCGGTGGCGGCGGTCGCGTACGCCGACGAGCACGGCGGCGGCATGGTCTCCAGCTACCTGCTGTCCGCGCTCGGCGTCGGTGCCCTCCTGGGCGGCGTCGTGTACGGCGCGCGGCAGTGGCCCGGCCATCCGGAGAACCGGCTGCGGCTGCTGGCGACCCTGCTGGCGCTCGGGTACGTACCGCTGGCGCTGACGCCGGGCGTGCTGGGGATGACGCTGCTGACGGGCCTGGCCGGGGTCTTCCTGGCGCCCGCGCTGGCGTGCGCGTTCGTGGTGGTGGACCGGCACGCGCCGCGGGGGACGGTCACCGAGGCGTTCTCCTGGCTGGTGACGACGTTCGGGGTCGGTTCGGCGGTGGGGATGACGGCGGTCGGCCCGGCGGTGGAGCGGGGCGGCCCGGCCGCGGGGTTCGCCGTCGCCGGGGCGGGCGGGGTGCTCGCGTTGCTCGTACTTGTGTCGACAAAGCGCTTTCTTTCCCCCGTCCCTGACGCCGCTGTGCACGCGCCCGCGCAGGTCACGGCGGAAACTGATCGAAACGAGGCCGTCCAACCCGGTTTCAGAGCAGGCCATCAGGCGTAA
- the pafA gene encoding Pup--protein ligase, with protein MDRRIFGLENEYGVTCTFRGQRRLSPDEVARYLFRRVVSWGRSSNVFLRNGARLYLDVGSHPEYATPECDNVTELVTHDKAGERILEGLLVDAERRLHEEGIAGDVYLFKNNTDSAGNSYGCHENYLVARHGEFSRLADILIPFLVTRQLLCGAGKVLQTPRGAVYCVSQRAEHIWEGVSSATTRSRPIINTRDEPHADAERYRRLHVIVGDSNMSETTMLLKVGATDLVLRMIEAGTVMRDLTLENPIRAIREVSHDITGQRKVRLASGREASALEVQQEYYEKAVDFCERRGIRTGMVERVLELWGRTLDAVREQDLDRIDTEIDWVMKYKLIERYRAKNNITMSHPRVAQIDLAYHDIHRRRGLYYLLERKGQAARICNDLKIFEGKSVPPQTTRARLRGDFIRRAQEQRRDFTVDWVHLKLNDQAQRTVLCKDPFRSVDDRVEKLIAGM; from the coding sequence ATGGACCGCCGCATTTTCGGGCTGGAGAACGAGTACGGCGTCACATGCACGTTCAGGGGACAGCGCCGACTGTCTCCTGACGAAGTGGCGCGGTACCTCTTCCGCCGTGTCGTGTCATGGGGCCGCAGCAGCAATGTCTTCCTGCGGAACGGCGCCCGCCTGTACCTGGACGTGGGTTCGCACCCGGAATACGCAACCCCCGAGTGCGACAACGTGACCGAGCTGGTCACCCACGACAAGGCCGGTGAGCGCATTCTCGAAGGTCTGCTGGTCGACGCCGAGCGCCGCCTGCACGAGGAGGGAATCGCGGGCGACGTCTATCTCTTCAAGAACAACACCGATTCCGCCGGAAACTCCTATGGTTGCCACGAAAACTATCTCGTGGCCCGGCACGGGGAGTTCTCCCGGCTCGCGGACATTCTCATTCCGTTCCTGGTCACGCGCCAGCTGCTGTGCGGCGCCGGCAAGGTCCTGCAGACGCCGCGCGGGGCCGTCTACTGCGTGAGCCAGCGCGCCGAGCACATCTGGGAGGGCGTCTCCTCGGCGACCACCCGCTCCCGTCCGATCATCAACACCCGCGACGAACCGCACGCCGACGCCGAGCGCTACCGCCGGCTGCACGTCATCGTCGGCGACTCCAACATGTCGGAAACGACGATGCTGTTGAAGGTCGGCGCCACCGATCTCGTGCTGCGCATGATCGAGGCCGGCACGGTCATGCGCGACCTGACCCTGGAGAACCCGATCCGCGCCATCCGGGAGGTCAGCCACGACATAACCGGTCAGCGCAAGGTGCGGCTGGCCAGCGGGCGGGAGGCGTCCGCGCTGGAGGTCCAGCAGGAGTACTACGAAAAGGCGGTGGACTTCTGCGAGCGGCGCGGTATCCGTACGGGCATGGTCGAGCGGGTTCTTGAATTGTGGGGCCGTACGCTCGACGCCGTACGGGAACAGGATCTCGACCGGATCGACACCGAGATCGACTGGGTGATGAAGTACAAGCTCATCGAGCGCTACCGCGCGAAGAACAACATCACCATGTCGCATCCGCGGGTGGCGCAGATAGATCTCGCGTATCACGACATCCACCGCCGACGGGGTCTTTACTACCTGCTGGAGCGCAAGGGACAAGCCGCGCGCATCTGCAACGACTTGAAGATCTTCGAAGGCAAGTCGGTGCCGCCGCAGACCACCCGGGCCCGGCTGCGCGGCGACTTCATCCGCCGCGCCCAGGAACAGCGCCGTGATTTCACGGTGGACTGGGTGCATCTGAAGCTCAACGACCAGGCACAGCGCACGGTGCTGTGCAAGGACCCGTTCCGGTCCGTGGACGACCGGGTGGAGAAGCTGATCGCCGGTATGTGA
- a CDS encoding FKBP-type peptidyl-prolyl cis-trans isomerase, whose protein sequence is MNLTKNTRRAAAAALAVPVLLFTAACGSDDGKGSSAATVAEVEGKAGEQPKITVPKDAKAPGERATKTLIEGKGATVNKGDFVRLDYAAQAMKTGQNLGSSWMKQPGADAKAPRTQVVGEVSDQAQSQLPPKVMGAVAGQKVGSRVQIEGTAKELVGENLNPQLGLKPEDGLVWVVDIAAAKKVDKKAKAEGEQAKPEEGMPEVKAEGDKAATITVPKGEKAPTELKEQVLVKGKGPKVKAGDGLIAQYTGVKWEDGQKFDSSWDHGGATAFQIGTGSVVKGWDQALVGKNVGDRVELVVPPNLGYGGTQHQLAKNTLVFSVDIVGTV, encoded by the coding sequence ATGAACCTCACGAAGAACACCCGCCGCGCCGCCGCAGCGGCGCTGGCCGTGCCCGTCCTGCTGTTCACCGCCGCCTGTGGGTCCGATGACGGCAAGGGCTCGTCGGCCGCCACGGTCGCCGAGGTGGAGGGCAAGGCCGGTGAGCAGCCCAAGATCACCGTGCCGAAGGACGCCAAGGCGCCCGGGGAACGGGCCACCAAGACGCTGATCGAGGGCAAGGGGGCGACGGTCAACAAGGGCGACTTCGTCCGGCTGGACTACGCCGCCCAGGCCATGAAGACCGGCCAGAACCTCGGCAGCTCCTGGATGAAGCAGCCCGGTGCGGACGCGAAGGCGCCGCGGACGCAGGTGGTCGGCGAGGTCAGCGACCAGGCCCAGTCGCAGCTGCCCCCGAAGGTGATGGGGGCCGTGGCGGGTCAGAAGGTCGGCAGCCGGGTCCAGATCGAGGGCACCGCGAAGGAGCTGGTCGGCGAGAACCTGAACCCGCAGCTCGGCCTCAAGCCGGAGGACGGCCTGGTGTGGGTGGTGGACATCGCCGCCGCGAAGAAGGTCGACAAGAAGGCCAAGGCCGAGGGTGAGCAGGCGAAGCCCGAGGAGGGCATGCCCGAGGTGAAGGCGGAGGGCGACAAGGCCGCCACGATCACGGTCCCCAAGGGGGAGAAGGCGCCCACCGAGCTCAAGGAGCAGGTGCTGGTCAAGGGCAAGGGCCCGAAGGTCAAGGCCGGTGACGGGCTGATCGCGCAGTACACGGGCGTGAAGTGGGAGGACGGCCAGAAGTTCGACTCCTCCTGGGACCACGGCGGGGCCACCGCCTTCCAGATCGGCACTGGTTCCGTCGTCAAGGGCTGGGACCAGGCCCTGGTCGGCAAGAACGTCGGGGACCGGGTGGAGCTCGTCGTGCCGCCGAACCTGGGCTACGGCGGCACGCAGCACCAGCTGGCCAAGAACACCCTCGTCTTCAGCGTCGACATCGTCGGCACCGTCTGA
- a CDS encoding FKBP-type peptidyl-prolyl cis-trans isomerase, with protein sequence MNIDKPEIDFPEGPVPTDLEIVDLWEGDGPVAKAGDFVKVHYVGVAYSSGEEFDASWNRGKPLEFQLGAGQVISGWDRGVQGMKVGGRRRLTIPPHLAYGDQGAGGGRIAPGETLIFVCDLMSV encoded by the coding sequence GTGAACATCGACAAGCCCGAGATCGACTTCCCCGAGGGCCCGGTTCCCACCGACCTGGAGATCGTGGACCTGTGGGAGGGGGACGGGCCGGTCGCCAAGGCGGGGGACTTCGTCAAGGTCCACTATGTCGGGGTCGCCTACAGCTCCGGCGAGGAGTTCGACGCGAGCTGGAACCGTGGCAAGCCGCTGGAGTTCCAGCTCGGCGCCGGCCAGGTCATCTCCGGCTGGGACCGGGGCGTACAGGGCATGAAGGTCGGCGGCCGCCGTCGGCTGACCATTCCCCCGCACCTGGCGTACGGCGACCAGGGCGCCGGTGGCGGCCGGATCGCACCGGGCGAGACGCTGATCTTCGTCTGCGACCTGATGTCCGTCTGA
- a CDS encoding helix-turn-helix transcriptional regulator, giving the protein MAIAKAERLMNLALCLLGTRRPLTKRELRASIEAYVEAFGTGDGGTGSDDSFNRMFERDKDDLRELGLVIETVEGLDGETGYLARRDSNRLPPITLDAAEAAALGLAAKIWQQARLAGAASGALQKLRAAGMPFEDDGSFEAQQPHSALEPRIPAHEAAFEPLMLACRDRRPVVFDYRKSNAARPEQRQVEPWILECWRGHWYLAGWDRGRQAERVFRLSRITGKVRSRQGKFTAEVPDHVTVRETVESWAGETATGTARIRLRADHGYPLRARALSIRELGGGWDELEIPYGHGLDAWLVEFGPDVVVLEPAELRADVVDRLRAVAKG; this is encoded by the coding sequence ATGGCCATTGCCAAGGCCGAGCGGCTGATGAATCTGGCGCTGTGCCTTCTGGGTACCCGTCGCCCGCTGACCAAGCGTGAACTGCGTGCCTCCATCGAGGCGTACGTGGAGGCGTTCGGCACCGGGGACGGCGGCACCGGCAGCGACGACTCCTTCAACCGGATGTTCGAGCGCGACAAGGACGACCTGCGCGAACTGGGCCTGGTCATCGAGACCGTCGAGGGACTGGACGGCGAGACCGGCTACCTCGCGCGCCGGGACAGCAACCGCCTCCCCCCGATCACCCTGGACGCCGCCGAGGCCGCGGCCCTGGGCCTGGCCGCCAAGATCTGGCAGCAGGCCCGGCTGGCCGGCGCCGCCAGCGGCGCCCTGCAGAAGCTCCGCGCGGCCGGCATGCCCTTCGAGGACGACGGTTCCTTCGAGGCCCAGCAGCCGCACAGCGCGCTCGAGCCCCGTATCCCCGCCCACGAGGCCGCCTTCGAGCCCCTGATGCTCGCCTGCCGCGACCGCCGGCCCGTGGTCTTCGACTACCGCAAGTCCAACGCCGCCCGCCCCGAACAGCGGCAGGTCGAGCCCTGGATACTGGAGTGCTGGCGCGGCCACTGGTACCTGGCCGGCTGGGACCGCGGCCGCCAGGCCGAACGCGTCTTCCGGCTCTCCCGTATCACCGGCAAGGTCCGCTCCCGGCAGGGGAAGTTCACCGCCGAGGTGCCCGACCACGTCACCGTCCGCGAGACGGTGGAGAGCTGGGCGGGCGAGACCGCCACCGGCACCGCCCGCATCAGACTGCGCGCCGACCACGGCTACCCGCTGCGCGCCCGCGCGCTGTCCATCCGCGAGCTGGGCGGCGGCTGGGACGAGCTGGAAATCCCCTACGGGCACGGACTCGACGCCTGGCTCGTCGAGTTCGGCCCCGACGTGGTGGTGCTGGAACCCGCCGAACTGCGGGCCGACGTCGTGGACCGGCTGCGCGCCGTGGCCAAGGGCTGA
- a CDS encoding helix-turn-helix transcriptional regulator, whose protein sequence is MATNAIDQTRRMLSLVTYLRERPGARVSDVARAFGISEDELIADLDVLPMCGTSFRGGDLLDIDTDGDRIWWHNPDDVAEPLRLAADEATALLVAARAVATLPGLREGDRQALLRATAKLEAAAGEAAGASSRVSVTFESEGGVFADVDRAIAERRRLWLRYYSPARDELTEREVDPIRLFAVGHTYVEAWCRLSEARRTFRLDRVAEIKLLDAPADPPPVELRDLSEGLVQPAAEDPEVVVEVGPGGRWVAEYYPHDSAEELPDGGLRITLRTPDPASLRRLALRLGRDGRIVAPQALADSARQAARQALVAYGE, encoded by the coding sequence ATGGCTACGAACGCGATCGACCAGACCCGGCGCATGCTGTCGCTGGTGACGTACCTGCGCGAGCGCCCCGGCGCCCGGGTCTCCGACGTCGCCCGCGCCTTCGGCATCTCCGAGGACGAGCTGATCGCCGACCTCGACGTACTGCCGATGTGCGGTACGAGCTTCCGCGGCGGCGACCTGCTCGACATCGACACCGACGGCGACCGCATCTGGTGGCACAACCCCGACGACGTCGCCGAACCGCTGCGCCTGGCCGCCGACGAGGCCACCGCCCTGCTCGTGGCCGCGCGCGCGGTCGCCACCCTGCCCGGTCTGCGCGAGGGCGACCGGCAGGCGCTGCTGCGCGCCACCGCCAAGCTGGAGGCCGCGGCGGGCGAGGCGGCCGGCGCCAGCTCCCGCGTCTCGGTCACCTTCGAGTCCGAGGGCGGCGTCTTCGCCGACGTCGACCGGGCCATCGCCGAGCGGCGCCGGCTGTGGCTTCGCTACTACTCGCCCGCGCGCGACGAGCTGACCGAGCGCGAGGTGGACCCGATCCGGCTGTTCGCGGTGGGCCACACGTACGTGGAGGCGTGGTGCCGGCTCTCGGAGGCGCGCCGCACCTTCCGGCTCGACCGGGTCGCCGAGATCAAACTGCTGGACGCCCCCGCCGACCCGCCGCCGGTCGAGCTGCGCGATCTGTCCGAGGGGCTGGTGCAGCCGGCCGCCGAAGATCCCGAAGTCGTCGTCGAGGTGGGACCCGGCGGGCGATGGGTGGCCGAGTACTACCCCCACGACAGCGCCGAGGAACTGCCCGACGGCGGCCTGCGCATCACCCTGCGCACCCCCGACCCCGCCTCGCTGCGGCGGCTCGCGCTGCGCCTGGGCCGGGACGGCCGTATCGTCGCGCCCCAGGCACTCGCGGACAGCGCGCGGCAGGCGGCCCGGCAGGCCCTAGTGGCGTACGGCGAGTAG